Proteins encoded by one window of Polaribacter haliotis:
- a CDS encoding mechanosensitive ion channel family protein — protein sequence MDKVIEKLEAWKDIFLKNIPNLAIALVVLVIAYFASRAMNKIVNKTIGRRISQKSVRDLVSRVASAVTILVGLYLAMTVLKFDDTLKTIVSAAGVSGIVIGLALQGTLSNTISGVVLSFRRNLNIGNWVETSGYSGEVMDINLNYFVLKEADNNMVVIPNKTILESPFKNYSLTTKMRIAIECGVEYGADLEQVEELTKKTITANFDQDEIGKNVEFYFTEFGDSSINFLCRFWIDSENALEKLKAKSKAIIEIKKAFDKADINIPFPMRTLEFVPNNKLNLSQVSKEDKKKEKEEESAY from the coding sequence ATGGATAAAGTTATAGAAAAATTAGAAGCCTGGAAAGATATATTTTTAAAAAATATACCCAACTTGGCAATTGCATTGGTTGTTTTGGTTATTGCGTATTTCGCATCCAGAGCAATGAATAAAATAGTTAACAAAACAATTGGAAGGAGAATTAGCCAAAAATCGGTTAGAGATTTAGTGTCTAGAGTCGCATCTGCAGTTACTATTTTAGTTGGTTTGTATTTAGCAATGACCGTTCTTAAGTTCGACGATACTTTAAAGACTATTGTTTCTGCAGCTGGGGTTTCTGGTATTGTAATTGGTTTGGCTTTACAGGGGACTTTATCGAACACAATATCGGGTGTGGTTTTATCTTTTAGAAGAAACTTAAATATTGGGAATTGGGTAGAAACAAGTGGCTATTCTGGAGAAGTTATGGATATTAATTTAAACTATTTTGTATTGAAAGAGGCTGACAATAATATGGTTGTAATTCCAAACAAAACTATTTTAGAAAGCCCCTTTAAAAACTACTCTTTAACTACAAAAATGAGAATTGCTATTGAATGTGGTGTAGAATATGGTGCAGATTTAGAGCAAGTGGAAGAGTTAACTAAGAAGACGATTACAGCTAATTTTGACCAAGATGAAATTGGTAAAAATGTTGAATTCTATTTTACCGAATTTGGCGATAGTTCTATTAATTTCTTATGCAGATTTTGGATAGATTCTGAAAATGCTTTGGAGAAATTAAAAGCAAAAAGTAAAGCTATTATAGAAATTAAGAAAGCTTTTGATAAAGCAGATATTAATATTCCATTCCCAATGAGAACTTTAGAGTTTGTACCAAATAACAAATTGAACTTATCGCAAGTTTCTAAAGAAGATAAGAAAAAAGAGAAAGAAGAAGAAAGTGCTTATTAA
- the mnmE gene encoding tRNA uridine-5-carboxymethylaminomethyl(34) synthesis GTPase MnmE produces the protein MMQQDTIIALATPSGVGAISVIRLSGDKSIEIVDTFFKSIKKGKSLKTQKTHTIHLGHITNNDIIVDEVLVSVFKNPNSYTGENVVEISCHGSSFIQQEIIQLFLQNGCRMADNGEFTMRAFLNGKMDLSQAEAVADVIASNSEASHKMAIQQMRGGITNELKELRAQLLDFAALIELELDFSGEDVEFADRTKFKELVAKITFVLKRLIDSFAFGNAMKNGIPVAIIGEPNVGKSTLLNTLLNEEKAIVSDIAGTTRDAIEDELIIDGVAFRFIDTAGIRETKDVVENIGIKKAYEKAENAQLIIFLIDSNKFSYSSEDFLQEIKTIKERFPNKRLLVIANKIDTLSCHDSSILQSEIENLILLSAKNKTGIEELKAELTSLVNIGALSNNETIVTNSRHFEALNNALMAITSVQEGIDLEISTDLFSIDIRECLRHLGNITGEYDVDKDILGHIFGNFCIGK, from the coding sequence ATGATGCAACAAGATACAATTATCGCTTTAGCAACTCCTTCTGGAGTTGGTGCAATTTCTGTAATAAGACTTTCTGGAGACAAATCCATCGAAATTGTTGACACTTTTTTTAAGTCGATAAAAAAAGGGAAATCTCTTAAAACACAGAAAACGCATACCATTCATTTAGGGCATATTACTAATAACGATATTATTGTTGATGAAGTTTTGGTGTCTGTATTTAAAAACCCAAATTCTTATACTGGCGAAAATGTAGTTGAAATCTCTTGTCATGGTTCCAGTTTTATTCAACAAGAAATTATACAATTATTTTTACAAAATGGTTGTAGAATGGCAGATAATGGGGAATTTACCATGCGTGCTTTTTTGAATGGAAAAATGGATTTAAGCCAAGCAGAAGCTGTTGCAGATGTTATTGCATCTAATTCTGAAGCGAGTCATAAAATGGCAATTCAGCAAATGCGAGGTGGCATTACCAATGAATTAAAAGAATTACGTGCACAATTATTAGACTTCGCAGCTTTAATTGAATTAGAATTAGATTTTTCTGGTGAAGATGTAGAATTTGCAGATAGAACTAAATTTAAAGAATTGGTTGCAAAAATTACTTTCGTTTTAAAACGTTTGATTGATTCTTTTGCATTTGGAAATGCTATGAAAAATGGAATTCCTGTTGCTATTATTGGTGAGCCAAATGTTGGGAAATCTACACTTTTAAACACTCTTTTAAACGAAGAAAAAGCTATTGTTTCTGATATTGCAGGAACTACAAGAGATGCAATTGAAGACGAATTAATTATTGATGGTGTTGCATTTCGCTTTATAGATACTGCAGGAATTAGAGAAACAAAAGATGTTGTTGAAAATATTGGTATTAAAAAAGCCTACGAAAAAGCAGAAAATGCACAGTTAATAATATTCTTAATAGATTCTAATAAATTTTCTTATTCTAGTGAAGATTTTTTACAAGAAATTAAAACGATTAAAGAGCGTTTTCCAAATAAACGTTTATTAGTTATTGCTAATAAAATTGATACTTTATCATGTCATGATTCTTCCATCTTACAATCTGAAATTGAAAATTTAATTCTTTTATCTGCAAAAAACAAAACTGGAATTGAAGAATTAAAAGCCGAATTAACTTCTCTAGTTAACATAGGTGCTTTAAGTAACAACGAAACTATTGTTACCAATTCTCGCCATTTTGAAGCTTTAAATAATGCTTTAATGGCAATTACTTCTGTACAAGAAGGAATTGATTTAGAAATCTCGACCGATTTATTTTCTATTGATATTCGAGAATGTTTGCGTCATTTAGGCAACATTACTGGAGAATATG
- a CDS encoding Dps family protein, which yields MNYLNMENKRMLPIVSELNVLLADYHVYYQKLRNFHWNVLGKNFFELHRKFEEMYNDTRIKIDEVAERIVTFKYHPISKLSDYIEISRVKESSPLLTDKEMVAIIIDDHSILLEQLNKVIDKANEVKDEGTIDLIGSYIRELEKSTWMLNAWSKDTNDVLNTSFVK from the coding sequence ATGAATTACTTAAATATGGAAAATAAGAGAATGTTACCAATCGTATCGGAATTAAACGTGTTGTTGGCAGATTATCATGTTTATTATCAGAAATTAAGAAATTTTCATTGGAACGTTTTAGGTAAAAACTTTTTTGAGTTACATAGAAAATTTGAGGAAATGTATAACGATACTCGAATAAAAATCGACGAAGTTGCAGAGAGAATTGTAACTTTTAAATACCATCCTATTAGTAAATTATCGGATTACATAGAAATTTCGCGAGTGAAAGAATCAAGTCCATTGTTAACTGACAAAGAGATGGTAGCGATTATAATTGACGATCATAGTATTTTATTAGAACAATTAAATAAAGTGATTGATAAAGCAAATGAAGTAAAAGACGAGGGAACTATCGATTTAATAGGTTCTTACATTAGAGAATTAGAAAAATCTACTTGGATGTTAAATGCTTGGTCTAAAGATACAAACGACGTTTTGAATACAAGTTTTGTAAAATAA
- a CDS encoding DUF4870 domain-containing protein yields MKEDRQLLVITHISQLLDFVTGIGGFIVPLVLWLTKKDEVLGMDFHGKAILNFRISMFLYILICIPLIILFGLGIIGIIIIAFFYLIFPIINAVKASNNEPPNYPFSIKFIK; encoded by the coding sequence ATGAAAGAAGACAGACAACTCCTTGTAATAACACATATTAGTCAATTATTAGATTTCGTAACTGGAATTGGAGGCTTTATTGTACCATTGGTTTTATGGCTTACAAAAAAGGATGAAGTATTAGGAATGGATTTTCACGGAAAAGCAATTTTAAACTTTAGAATATCGATGTTTTTGTATATTTTAATTTGTATTCCGTTAATAATATTATTTGGCTTAGGTATAATAGGAATAATAATTATTGCCTTTTTCTATCTGATTTTTCCAATAATTAACGCTGTAAAAGCCAGTAATAACGAACCACCAAATTACCCATTCAGTATAAAATTTATAAAATAA